A window of Paenibacillus sp. 19GGS1-52 contains these coding sequences:
- a CDS encoding Flp1 family type IVb pilin: MMMSIVGSMKGFWKDEEGLGTLEMILIIAVLIAVVLLFKEKIQEVVEALIDTAGEKSQKVFE; encoded by the coding sequence ATGATGATGAGTATTGTAGGAAGTATGAAAGGTTTTTGGAAGGATGAAGAAGGGTTGGGCACGTTGGAGATGATTCTGATCATAGCTGTGCTGATTGCGGTGGTACTTCTTTTTAAAGAAAAAATTCAAGAGGTAGTGGAAGCTCTAATCGATACAGCTGGTGAAAAGAGCCAAAAAGTTTTTGAATGA
- a CDS encoding type II secretion system F family protein: MRWICGAIIVGLSAGWIILRLKCGSRYAGLRRIPMDGLRLRRLGEPILLLGERIGLGSRFPSLFFKIQRSLQRNYGMRYSAERTLLFMGEMLSYSWLLLLGGSLLTLFNGERTGILLGSILAVALPFALASDLHKKVRLREQQIMMELPELLNSIVLLVGAGETVQRAILRCVESRKGDTSHPLYKELMMMTGEWESGYSFQQAFENFSKRCAVQEVSLFTTTVLLNYRRGGGDFVLSLRDLSRMLWEKRKALSRTRGEQASSKLVFPMVVIFLIVIVLVGTPAIMMLNM, translated from the coding sequence ATGCGATGGATATGCGGGGCAATTATTGTAGGGTTATCAGCAGGTTGGATTATCTTGCGCTTGAAATGTGGAAGCCGGTATGCCGGGCTGCGAAGAATTCCAATGGATGGACTACGCCTGCGCAGGCTGGGGGAACCGATACTATTGCTCGGTGAAAGAATAGGGCTGGGAAGCAGATTCCCGTCGTTATTTTTCAAAATTCAACGGTCCTTACAGCGGAATTACGGCATGCGTTATAGCGCTGAGCGAACCTTACTGTTTATGGGTGAGATGCTTAGCTATAGCTGGCTGTTGCTGCTGGGTGGTAGCCTGCTCACCTTATTTAATGGGGAACGCACAGGAATACTACTGGGTTCAATACTAGCGGTAGCTCTACCATTTGCCCTGGCCAGTGATCTGCATAAAAAGGTCAGGCTGAGAGAACAGCAGATTATGATGGAGCTGCCTGAGCTCCTCAACAGCATCGTATTATTGGTTGGTGCTGGGGAGACGGTGCAGCGGGCTATTCTCCGCTGTGTTGAAAGCCGCAAGGGAGACACCAGTCATCCGCTGTATAAGGAACTTATGATGATGACGGGTGAATGGGAGAGTGGCTATTCGTTTCAGCAGGCTTTTGAGAACTTCAGCAAGCGCTGTGCTGTACAGGAGGTTTCACTGTTTACGACGACAGTCTTGCTTAATTATCGCCGGGGCGGTGGGGATTTCGTATTGTCGCTGCGTGATCTGTCGCGGATGCTCTGGGAGAAGCGGAAAGCACTTAGCCGGACACGCGGGGAGCAGGCGTCTTCAAAGCTGGTCTTTCCGATGGTTGTTATTTTTTTAATTGTTATTGTGCTGGTGGGAACACCTGCAATCATGATGTTAAATATGTAG
- a CDS encoding type II secretion system F family protein has translation MKLAAVQSVSGAAQLPDYKVYVLTLVQKILAISGGSLLLFGIGYLFYHQWLLSLLLAPGGAYAPRLLRDYLLRRRRSVLNLQFKQTLFSLSSSLSAGRSVENAFREAVLDLRMLDQEGGGDMISELNIICARMEYGQPVEEALHNFSERAGMEDIERFADVFSVCKRTGGDLVEVVRRTSTIIGEKLDIEQDIAVSIAQKKFEAKALLISPLVMVMFMSLTAGDYMEPMYTGAGIAISTLALAALFLCYLWTSKIMDIPL, from the coding sequence ATGAAGCTTGCTGCAGTTCAGTCTGTCAGTGGGGCAGCGCAATTACCTGATTACAAAGTGTATGTGCTAACCTTGGTACAAAAAATCTTGGCGATTAGTGGAGGCAGTCTGCTGCTGTTTGGCATCGGATATCTATTTTATCATCAATGGCTGCTGTCCTTATTGCTTGCCCCAGGCGGTGCCTATGCACCACGGCTATTGCGTGATTACCTTCTGAGACGGCGTCGTTCAGTGCTCAATCTGCAGTTTAAGCAAACGTTATTTTCCCTTTCATCGTCTTTATCGGCAGGACGTTCGGTTGAGAATGCCTTTCGGGAAGCTGTGTTGGATCTGCGTATGCTGGATCAGGAGGGCGGGGGCGATATGATCTCCGAATTGAACATTATTTGTGCAAGGATGGAATATGGTCAGCCGGTAGAAGAAGCACTGCATAATTTCAGTGAACGCGCAGGAATGGAAGACATTGAACGTTTCGCAGACGTGTTCTCGGTATGTAAACGTACGGGCGGTGATCTCGTCGAAGTTGTGCGTCGGACATCAACGATCATTGGTGAGAAGCTGGATATAGAGCAGGATATCGCGGTGAGTATTGCCCAGAAGAAGTTTGAGGCTAAAGCGCTGCTAATCTCGCCGCTTGTCATGGTAATGTTCATGAGCTTGACGGCAGGTGACTATATGGAACCTATGTACACTGGCGCGGGTATCGCCATATCTACGCTGGCCCTGGCGGCGTTGTTTCTTTGTTACCTCTGGACCTCCAAGATTATGGACATTCCGCTGTGA